A stretch of Aureispira sp. CCB-E DNA encodes these proteins:
- a CDS encoding nuclear transport factor 2 family protein translates to MKTLLLGTILCLSLTDNYGQSNSAKGIVDVVEMFAKSADQQNVTKMKKVLHKDFRALVNRMFGSKDLSVTDKETYLSLLEAKKIGGDDRAVRINSISIQGANAYVHATFVGKKLIFNTYLLLVEQEDGTWQIVNDMPVIEKVES, encoded by the coding sequence ATGAAAACATTATTATTAGGAACGATTTTATGTTTATCGCTTACCGATAACTATGGGCAATCCAATTCTGCTAAAGGAATTGTAGACGTTGTAGAGATGTTTGCCAAGAGTGCCGACCAACAGAACGTTACCAAAATGAAGAAAGTTTTACACAAAGATTTTCGTGCTTTGGTCAATCGGATGTTTGGAAGTAAAGATTTGAGTGTAACGGATAAAGAAACGTACCTGTCGTTGTTAGAGGCAAAAAAGATAGGAGGCGATGATAGGGCTGTTCGTATAAATAGCATCAGCATTCAAGGTGCTAATGCTTATGTTCACGCAACATTTGTTGGCAAAAAGCTGATTTTTAATACTTATTTATTGTTGGTAGAACAAGAGGATGGCACTTGGCAGATTGTCAACGATATGCCTGTAATCGAAAAGGTGGAGTCATAA
- the metX gene encoding homoserine O-acetyltransferase codes for MIYPKNVQIYKYQQGFNLEQGGHLVELEIAYHTFGTLNAAKDNVVWVFHALTANSDPTDWWQGVVGDNTLVNPDKHFIVCANVLGSFYGTTNPRSINPTTGLAYGIEFPSFTVRDVVQVHHLLRQHLGISTVMMGLGGSFGGHQALEFALAAPNVLKSLVLLATSARETAWSIAIHEAQRMALETDATWQEDSPSAGSMGLKTARALGLISYRTINAYIQTQTDDTPKLDQHRAASYVRYQGEKLAQRFHAHCYWHLSKCLDTHHIGRDRAPVETVLANLNIPVSVIGITSDLLIPVSEQQFLTRHLPKSVYYEIDSKFGHDGFLIEVSQINTILEEHFKRLRANY; via the coding sequence ATGATTTATCCAAAAAACGTACAAATTTACAAATATCAACAAGGTTTTAACCTAGAACAAGGCGGGCATTTAGTCGAACTAGAGATTGCCTATCATACTTTTGGGACACTCAATGCAGCCAAAGATAATGTTGTTTGGGTTTTTCATGCTTTAACAGCAAACTCTGATCCTACGGATTGGTGGCAAGGTGTGGTAGGAGACAATACACTTGTCAATCCTGACAAACATTTTATTGTTTGTGCCAATGTCTTGGGTTCTTTTTATGGCACAACGAACCCTCGCTCTATTAATCCTACAACTGGCTTAGCTTATGGCATTGAATTTCCTTCATTTACGGTTCGAGATGTCGTACAAGTACACCATTTACTACGTCAACATTTAGGTATTTCTACCGTAATGATGGGGCTTGGAGGCTCTTTTGGAGGACATCAAGCTTTAGAATTTGCGCTTGCGGCTCCTAATGTGCTCAAAAGTTTGGTCTTGTTGGCAACTAGTGCACGAGAAACGGCTTGGAGTATTGCCATTCACGAAGCGCAACGAATGGCATTAGAAACAGATGCTACTTGGCAAGAGGACAGTCCATCAGCTGGCTCCATGGGCTTAAAAACAGCGAGAGCCTTAGGGCTTATTTCTTACCGAACCATCAATGCCTATATCCAAACCCAAACAGATGATACGCCCAAACTCGATCAACATCGTGCCGCTTCGTATGTCCGTTATCAAGGCGAAAAACTAGCCCAACGCTTTCACGCACATTGTTATTGGCATTTGTCTAAATGTCTAGATACGCATCATATTGGTCGAGATAGAGCTCCAGTCGAAACTGTTTTGGCAAATCTCAATATTCCTGTGTCTGTTATTGGGATTACGAGTGACTTGTTAATTCCTGTGTCTGAGCAGCAGTTTTTAACGCGACATTTGCCCAAAAGTGTTTATTATGAAATCGACTCAAAATTTGGTCATGATGGATTTTTAATTGAAGTCTCACAAATTAATACTATTTTGGAAGAACACTTTAAACGACTGAGGGCAAACTATTAA
- a CDS encoding trans-sulfuration enzyme family protein, whose amino-acid sequence MVPASPKKVTSTTYKAETLAIRTQTAPTHNREHSAPLYLTSSFTFENAEQARAVFAGEEEAHIYSRFSNPNASEFIQKMCLLEGTEDGFATASGMSSIFASLAPFLKKGDHLIACRSVFGNTHRIITEILPEWGVDYTYVDIDQLETWEAAIQPNTKMLFAETPSNPALDFIDLEWLGKLTKKHNILLNIDNCFATPYLQRPSDYGADLVVHSATKWIDGQGRVLGGLVLGKKELVAKVYAFARRTGPSISPFNAWILSKSLETLAVRMERHCDNAYALASYLEHHPEIESVKYPHLPSHPQFDLAKRQMKLGGGLFTCIVKGGLERGRRFLDALELLSLTANLGDTRTIATHPASTTHSKLSTTDREAVGILDGLIRFSVGLEHLDDLINDINQALEKSK is encoded by the coding sequence TTGGTTCCTGCCTCCCCTAAAAAAGTAACATCAACAACTTATAAAGCAGAAACGTTGGCAATTCGAACACAAACAGCACCAACGCACAACAGAGAACACTCGGCTCCATTGTACTTGACTTCTAGCTTTACCTTTGAAAATGCCGAACAAGCTAGAGCCGTCTTTGCAGGAGAAGAAGAAGCACACATTTATTCTCGTTTTTCCAATCCAAATGCTAGTGAATTCATTCAAAAAATGTGTTTGTTAGAAGGTACTGAAGATGGGTTTGCAACTGCTTCGGGAATGTCTTCTATCTTTGCCTCACTCGCTCCTTTTCTCAAAAAAGGAGATCACTTAATTGCTTGCCGCTCTGTTTTTGGAAATACACACCGTATTATCACAGAAATTTTACCCGAATGGGGCGTGGACTATACTTATGTAGACATTGACCAGCTCGAAACATGGGAAGCCGCAATACAGCCCAACACGAAGATGTTGTTTGCCGAAACACCCTCTAATCCCGCCTTAGATTTTATTGATTTAGAATGGTTAGGGAAATTAACAAAAAAACACAACATATTGCTTAATATCGATAACTGCTTTGCTACTCCTTACTTGCAGCGACCTAGTGACTATGGGGCAGATTTAGTCGTTCACTCTGCTACCAAATGGATCGATGGACAAGGAAGGGTTTTAGGTGGTTTGGTATTGGGCAAAAAAGAACTGGTTGCCAAAGTTTATGCCTTTGCTCGTCGGACAGGACCTTCTATCTCACCATTTAATGCTTGGATATTATCCAAAAGTTTAGAGACACTAGCTGTTCGCATGGAACGCCATTGTGACAATGCCTATGCGCTGGCTAGTTATCTAGAACATCACCCAGAAATAGAATCGGTTAAATATCCTCATCTCCCTTCACATCCTCAGTTTGATTTAGCCAAACGCCAAATGAAGTTAGGAGGAGGTCTATTTACTTGTATTGTAAAAGGAGGCTTAGAACGTGGTCGCCGATTCTTGGACGCTTTAGAACTGTTGTCTTTAACAGCCAACCTAGGGGATACTAGAACCATTGCCACACATCCTGCGTCTACCACACATTCTAAGCTCAGTACAACTGATCGAGAAGCCGTTGGCATTTTAGATGGTTTGATTCGCTTTTCTGTAGGCTTAGAACATTTAGATGACCTTATTAATGATATTAATCAAGCTTTAGAAAAATCTAAATAA
- a CDS encoding tetratricopeptide repeat protein, producing MKIILLFFILTGLFACSNFVTADEILNQGIEKVEQQNYKGAIEDFTKVIEANPENATAYTERAFAHCELENYPAAQSDLDKALELVPNSFRAHNCQGILFSALGQEEKAIESYSTAIQLQANSATLYYNRGISYNTIANYEAALADFDAAIELEEDNTDCFYQKAACFYDMEAYDMAIDELDRIIESVPNYADAFIKRGDAYEMKADYEAAIEDYNRFIELQSDDPLGYNNRGYTFNKMGKYEAACQDFDKAIELDVDYELAYLNKGDAKLATLQYDEAIQLYQKVLDINPVSFAALSSLADVYEATNNYSAAIERYHQIIAIDSTYGEDYLARGMLYIKENERQKACMDFKTAIELGEETTAVDAFNEYCR from the coding sequence ATGAAAATCATTCTATTATTTTTTATCCTAACAGGACTCTTTGCTTGTTCTAATTTTGTAACAGCTGACGAAATTCTAAATCAAGGCATTGAAAAAGTCGAGCAACAAAACTACAAAGGGGCTATTGAAGATTTTACCAAGGTCATCGAGGCGAATCCTGAAAATGCGACAGCGTATACCGAGAGAGCTTTTGCACATTGTGAATTGGAAAATTACCCAGCAGCACAAAGTGACTTAGACAAAGCACTAGAGTTAGTTCCAAACTCCTTTAGAGCACACAATTGTCAAGGCATTCTTTTTTCTGCTTTGGGGCAAGAGGAAAAAGCCATTGAAAGTTATTCCACTGCGATTCAATTGCAAGCTAATTCTGCTACCTTGTATTACAATCGTGGTATTTCTTATAATACGATAGCCAATTATGAAGCAGCATTGGCCGACTTTGATGCGGCGATTGAGTTAGAAGAAGATAATACCGATTGTTTTTACCAAAAAGCAGCCTGTTTTTATGATATGGAGGCTTATGATATGGCCATTGATGAATTGGATAGAATTATTGAGTCAGTCCCTAATTATGCAGATGCATTTATCAAACGTGGCGATGCCTACGAGATGAAAGCTGATTATGAAGCGGCAATTGAGGACTACAATCGCTTTATTGAACTGCAAAGCGATGATCCACTAGGTTATAACAATAGAGGATATACGTTTAATAAAATGGGAAAGTATGAGGCAGCTTGTCAAGATTTTGACAAAGCAATTGAATTAGATGTTGATTATGAATTGGCTTATTTAAATAAGGGAGATGCCAAACTAGCTACCCTACAATACGATGAAGCAATTCAACTTTACCAAAAAGTTTTGGATATTAATCCCGTGTCATTTGCGGCCTTGAGTTCGCTAGCAGATGTCTACGAAGCAACCAACAATTATTCGGCTGCCATTGAGCGTTATCACCAAATAATAGCTATAGATTCTACCTACGGAGAGGATTATTTAGCTAGGGGAATGCTTTACATCAAGGAAAATGAGCGGCAAAAAGCCTGTATGGATTTCAAAACAGCTATCGAGTTGGGAGAAGAAACAACTGCTGTTGATGCTTTCAATGAATATTGTAGGTAA
- a CDS encoding glycosyltransferase family 2 protein, with amino-acid sequence MQLPTISTLSIVIPAYNEGATIHLILNKVKAVHLAQGIQKEILIINDCSTDNTEAAIQQYINENPTLDIQYFKHQKNKGKGAALHTGISKATGEYLVIQDADLEYDPEEYNILLKPILNGNADVVYGSRFMGGNPHRILFFWHSIGNKLLTFLSNMNTNLNLTDMETCYKMFNTKMVQSLDLKEKRFGFEPEVTAKMARIPDIRVYEVGISYYGRTFAEGKKINWKDGVRAIYCIAKFNPVRTIKNVFFVGILFLLFMMLIAGSLAFFKLVLGL; translated from the coding sequence ATGCAACTACCAACCATCAGTACGCTATCCATTGTCATTCCTGCTTACAATGAAGGGGCAACCATTCATTTGATTCTAAACAAAGTAAAAGCAGTACATTTAGCCCAAGGCATTCAGAAAGAAATTTTGATTATCAACGATTGTTCTACCGATAATACAGAAGCAGCTATTCAACAATATATAAACGAAAATCCAACACTCGACATTCAATATTTCAAACATCAAAAAAACAAAGGGAAAGGGGCTGCCTTGCATACGGGAATATCTAAAGCTACAGGAGAATATCTTGTCATTCAAGATGCCGACTTGGAATATGATCCTGAAGAGTACAATATTCTGCTCAAGCCTATTTTAAATGGAAATGCAGATGTCGTTTATGGCTCTAGATTCATGGGAGGCAACCCACACCGCATTCTATTCTTTTGGCATAGTATCGGCAACAAACTATTGACCTTTTTATCAAATATGAATACCAATTTGAATCTAACAGACATGGAAACGTGTTACAAAATGTTTAATACTAAAATGGTTCAAAGTTTGGATCTGAAAGAAAAACGATTTGGTTTTGAGCCAGAGGTAACGGCTAAAATGGCGCGTATTCCAGATATTAGAGTGTATGAAGTTGGCATTTCTTATTATGGGAGAACCTTTGCAGAAGGCAAAAAAATCAATTGGAAAGATGGCGTTCGAGCTATCTATTGCATTGCTAAATTCAACCCTGTTAGAACTATAAAAAATGTATTTTTTGTAGGAATTTTGTTTCTACTTTTTATGATGCTAATTGCAGGCTCTTTAGCCTTCTTTAAGCTAGTCTTAGGATTATAA